The following proteins are encoded in a genomic region of Streptomyces lunaelactis:
- a CDS encoding DUF1304 domain-containing protein, protein MNATAYVLVALVAALHVYILVLEMFLWQRKPGRELSGFDAELARVTAPLAANQGLYNGFLAAGLVWGLIAADPTGYRVQVFFLSCVVVAGLYGGATANRRILVAQALPGALALAAVLVAG, encoded by the coding sequence ATGAACGCAACGGCATACGTCCTGGTCGCCCTGGTGGCCGCGCTGCACGTCTACATCCTGGTTCTGGAGATGTTCCTGTGGCAGCGCAAGCCGGGCCGCGAACTCTCCGGCTTCGACGCGGAGTTGGCCCGCGTGACGGCCCCGCTCGCCGCGAACCAGGGCCTGTACAACGGCTTCCTGGCCGCGGGCCTGGTCTGGGGCCTGATCGCCGCGGACCCGACGGGCTACCGGGTGCAGGTCTTCTTCCTGAGCTGCGTGGTCGTCGCCGGTCTGTACGGCGGCGCCACGGCGAACCGCCGCATCCTGGTGGCGCAGGCGCTGCCGGGGGCGCTCGCGCTTGCGGCCGTACTGGTGGCCGGATGA
- a CDS encoding ABC transporter substrate-binding protein, with translation MSRRSLLLGLAAGATLTGCGVPAAYVQPGDRARRDVSARDKSLDFANWPLYIDTDDEDTAKRPTLDSFTESTGISVRYTEEINDNDEFFGKVSPALMNHQETGRDLIVVSDWMAARFVRLGWVQEMDRTKQPNVAKYLDPQLRSPAFDEGRLHSVPWQSGITGIAYNRKKVGREIGHISDLWADDLRGRVSLLSGLDESFALLMQGNGVDVTRWTADDFHTVCDQVERLVQRKHIRRFTGNDYIKDLSTGDVLACQAYSGDVIQLQADNPDIEFVVPEEGAELWAESLMIPNLARHKHNAEALVDHYYQPEVAAELAAWVNYVCPVPAARDVLADSGDEELAELAEDPLIFPDGAMRKRLAIARDITSEERTPFAKRWNSIVGL, from the coding sequence ATGTCCCGGCGTTCCCTGCTGCTCGGCCTCGCCGCCGGCGCCACGCTCACCGGCTGCGGGGTGCCCGCGGCGTACGTGCAGCCCGGGGACCGCGCCCGGCGCGACGTCTCGGCGCGCGACAAGAGTCTCGACTTCGCCAACTGGCCGCTCTACATCGACACCGACGACGAGGACACCGCCAAGCGGCCCACCCTCGACTCCTTCACCGAGAGCACCGGGATCTCCGTCCGCTACACCGAGGAGATCAACGACAACGACGAGTTCTTCGGCAAGGTCAGCCCCGCGCTGATGAACCACCAGGAGACCGGCCGGGACCTGATCGTCGTCAGCGACTGGATGGCCGCCCGCTTCGTACGGCTCGGCTGGGTCCAGGAGATGGACCGGACGAAGCAGCCCAACGTCGCCAAGTACCTTGATCCGCAGCTGCGTTCGCCCGCCTTCGACGAGGGGCGGCTGCACAGCGTCCCCTGGCAGTCCGGGATCACCGGCATCGCGTACAACCGCAAGAAGGTCGGCCGGGAGATCGGGCACATCAGCGATCTGTGGGCGGACGATCTGCGCGGCAGGGTCTCCCTCCTCTCCGGGCTCGACGAGTCCTTCGCGCTGCTCATGCAGGGCAACGGCGTCGATGTCACCCGGTGGACCGCCGACGACTTCCACACCGTCTGCGACCAGGTCGAGCGCCTGGTGCAGCGGAAACACATCCGCCGCTTCACCGGCAACGACTACATCAAGGACCTTTCCACCGGAGACGTACTGGCCTGTCAGGCCTACTCCGGCGACGTCATCCAGCTCCAGGCCGACAACCCGGACATCGAGTTCGTCGTGCCGGAGGAGGGCGCGGAGCTGTGGGCGGAGAGCCTGATGATCCCCAACCTCGCCCGCCACAAGCACAACGCCGAGGCGCTCGTCGACCACTACTACCAGCCGGAGGTGGCCGCCGAGCTCGCCGCCTGGGTCAACTACGTCTGCCCGGTGCCGGCCGCGCGTGATGTGCTCGCGGACTCCGGGGACGAGGAGCTGGCCGAGCTCGCCGAGGACCCGCTGATCTTCCCCGACGGGGCGATGCGCAAGCGCCTCGCGATCGCCCGCGACATCACTTCCGAGGAGCGCACGCCCTTCGCGAAGCGGTGGAACTCGATCGTCGGGCTGTAG
- a CDS encoding TetR/AcrR family transcriptional regulator, with amino-acid sequence MTDPRAERTRARLREALLAECAERPLEEVSVAAVVRRAGLGRATFYLHYTDLHALAVDACAEVVRDAVEALHAWRGVPDPAAPPPALTEFFTGIAPHTPLYRTLLREGGSGPLGDLLHHELRARSQRERELAGAPAAALIASAVASTFAGVLADWLHGLIDATPAAMASHAWRLLLSLHRTPLE; translated from the coding sequence ATGACCGACCCGAGGGCGGAACGCACCCGGGCCAGGCTGCGCGAGGCCCTGCTGGCGGAGTGCGCCGAGCGCCCGCTCGAGGAGGTGAGCGTCGCGGCGGTGGTGCGCAGGGCCGGTCTGGGGCGGGCGACGTTCTATCTGCACTACACGGACCTGCACGCGCTGGCGGTCGACGCGTGTGCGGAGGTCGTACGTGACGCGGTGGAGGCGCTGCACGCCTGGCGCGGCGTCCCGGACCCGGCGGCTCCACCGCCGGCCCTGACGGAGTTCTTCACCGGCATCGCCCCGCATACCCCGCTCTACCGCACCCTGCTGCGCGAGGGCGGCAGCGGCCCCCTGGGCGACCTGCTCCACCACGAACTGCGCGCCCGCAGCCAGAGGGAGCGCGAACTGGCCGGAGCCCCGGCCGCGGCCCTGATCGCGTCGGCGGTGGCATCGACGTTCGCGGGCGTCCTGGCGGACTGGCTCCACGGCCTGATCGACGCGACGCCGGCCGCGATGGCATCCCATGCCTGGCGCCTGCTGCTGTCGCTGCACCGCACACCGCTGGAATGA